ATGAACACCGTAGAAAAAAATTGGGAGCAGATCCTAAATAAGATGAAATTAGAGTACTGTTCATCGAATATTTCATACAATACGTGGATTGCACCACTTACTGTTTATGAAGTTACCGATGATACGGTATACATTCTTGTGAAATTAAAAGCAAGTCTGGAACACATTGAAGATAAATATCTTCTTCCTTTTAAGGTATGTATTGCAGAAGTGACCGGTACGGAATATGAGGTCTCTTTTGTAACTGAAGACAGTGTTATTATTAAGAAAAAGAAAGAAACAACAACAAAAAAACAACAGTCGAACGCTATTTTCGAGAATGCTAATCTAAATCCTCGCTATACTTTCGATACATTTGTTGTAGGAAGCAACAATAATTTTGCACATGCAGCTTCCCTTGCAGTAGCGGAATCACCTGGAGAAATCTATAACCCTCTCTTCTTATATGGAGGTGTTGGACTTGGAAAAACCCATTTGATGCACTCTATTGCACATTTTATATTAGAAAATGATCCATCAAAAAAGGTTCTTTACGTAACAAGTGAAACTTTTACGAACGAACTGATTGATGCTTTGAAAGTCGGTAAAAACGGAAATGAACTGGCAATGACCACGTTTCGCGAAAAATATAGGAATAATGACGTACTTTTAATCGATGATATCCAGTTTATTATAGGAAAGGAAAGTACGCAGGAAGAATTTTTCCACACATTTAACCATCTGCATGTAGCAGGAAAACAGATTATTATCTCCAGTGATAAGCCACCAAAAGACATTGAAACTTTGGAGGCTCGTTTGCGTACCCGTTTTGAATGGGGACTGATCGCAGACATTTCGTCTCCTGATTACGAAACCAGAATGGCGATTCTTCGCAAGAAAGAGGAATTGGACGGATTAGAGCGCTACCATATTCCGGATGATGTTATGCAATATATTGCCAATAACGTAAAATCCAATATTCGAGAACTGGAAGGTTCTTTAAATAAACTGATTGCTCTGGCTAATCTTGAGAAAAAAGAAATCGATATTCCTCTTGCAGCTGAAGCTCTTAAAGATATCGTATCTCCTGATAATAATAGAGAAATCACACCTGAATTGATCATTGATGTTGTTTCCGAGCACTTTAATGTACCGGTAACAGAAATCAAAGGTAAAAAAAGAAACGCTGAAATTGTACTTCCACGTCAGATTGTCATGTACCTCTGCCGTTGTATGACAGATACGCCATTGAAAGCAATCGGCGCTATCCTTGGAGGGAAAGATCATGCTTCTATCAGCCATGGAGTTAAAAAAATAGAACACGATATTACTACCGATGAAGCGTTAAATAATACTATCAATATTATAAAAAAGAAGATAAATCCCGTATAAATGTGAATAACTATGTTAAAACTCTGTGGATAAGCAGTGGAAAGCTTCATTTCTGTGGATAACGCAAAATTTTTATCCCCATTTACTTTCCACCTTATCCCATGGAATTCAACATAGTTATCAAAGTGGCTCAGCCCTTGTGTTTCAAGGCTTGCGGATAGTTATCCACTTTTCCACAGTCCCTACGACGATTACGGCGGAAAAGTTTTCTTTTTAAATACATAAATGCACACGCTGAAAGTTTTATCCACACTTTCACGAAAGGAGATCTCGACATGAAAATTATATGCAGTAAATCAAATCTCGTTAAAGGAGTTGGTATTGTATCTAAAGCAGTTCCTTCAAAAACAACAATGCCTATTCTTGAATGTATTCTGATTGATGCATCCATGAATGTTATTAAATTAACAGCTAATGATATGGAACTTGGAATCGAAACACGTATTGAAGGTGAGATTCTTGAACATGGAATTATAGCTTTGAATGCTAAGATTTTTTCAGAAATTGTTCGAAAACTTCCAGACAACGATGTAGTGATTGAAGTTGGTGCTGATAATCAGACATTAATCACTTGTGAAAAAGCAAAGTTTACGATTGCAGCTCAATCAGGTGAAGATTTTTCTTATTTACCGGCAATTGAAAAAGAGGATTCCATCACAATTTCTGAATTTACACTGAAAGAAGTAATCCGTCAGACCATTTTTTCTATCGCTGACAATGATACAAACAAGATGATGAGTGGTGAACTTTTTGAAATCCATGATAATTTATTGAAAGTTGTATCACTTGATGGTCATAGAATTTCCATTCGCAATATCGAATTGAAAAATTCTTATGGTTCTCGAAAAGTAATTGTTCCTGGGAAGACTCTTCAGGAAATAAGCAAAATTATTGGGGGCGAATCCGAGGCTGAAGTTGAAATTTCATTTACTCAAAATCATGTCGTCTTTGAATTTGGCAATACTTTGGTTGTATCGAGACTGATCGAAGGAGAATATTTCAGAATTGATCAGATGTTATCCAGTGATTATGAAACAAAAGTGACTGTAAATAAACGTGAACTTTTAGATTGTATCGACCGTGCAACTTTGTTGATAAAAGAAGGTGATAAAAAACCAATTATTATCAACATTGCGGATGGTTCAATGGAACTAAAAATCAAATCGCAGATTGGATCAATGGATGAAGAAATCATTATCTCGAAAGAGGGAAGAGATCTTTTGATCGGATTTAATCCTAAATTTTTGATCGATGCACTTCGTGTTATTGAGGATGAACAGGTTGATTTATATTTCATGAATGCAAAAGCACCTTGTTTTATCAAGGATGAACAGCAATCATATATTTAT
This Ruminococcus hominis DNA region includes the following protein-coding sequences:
- the dnaA gene encoding chromosomal replication initiator protein DnaA, translated to MNTVEKNWEQILNKMKLEYCSSNISYNTWIAPLTVYEVTDDTVYILVKLKASLEHIEDKYLLPFKVCIAEVTGTEYEVSFVTEDSVIIKKKKETTTKKQQSNAIFENANLNPRYTFDTFVVGSNNNFAHAASLAVAESPGEIYNPLFLYGGVGLGKTHLMHSIAHFILENDPSKKVLYVTSETFTNELIDALKVGKNGNELAMTTFREKYRNNDVLLIDDIQFIIGKESTQEEFFHTFNHLHVAGKQIIISSDKPPKDIETLEARLRTRFEWGLIADISSPDYETRMAILRKKEELDGLERYHIPDDVMQYIANNVKSNIRELEGSLNKLIALANLEKKEIDIPLAAEALKDIVSPDNNREITPELIIDVVSEHFNVPVTEIKGKKRNAEIVLPRQIVMYLCRCMTDTPLKAIGAILGGKDHASISHGVKKIEHDITTDEALNNTINIIKKKINPV
- the dnaN gene encoding DNA polymerase III subunit beta, whose amino-acid sequence is MKIICSKSNLVKGVGIVSKAVPSKTTMPILECILIDASMNVIKLTANDMELGIETRIEGEILEHGIIALNAKIFSEIVRKLPDNDVVIEVGADNQTLITCEKAKFTIAAQSGEDFSYLPAIEKEDSITISEFTLKEVIRQTIFSIADNDTNKMMSGELFEIHDNLLKVVSLDGHRISIRNIELKNSYGSRKVIVPGKTLQEISKIIGGESEAEVEISFTQNHVVFEFGNTLVVSRLIEGEYFRIDQMLSSDYETKVTVNKRELLDCIDRATLLIKEGDKKPIIINIADGSMELKIKSQIGSMDEEIIISKEGRDLLIGFNPKFLIDALRVIEDEQVDLYFMNAKAPCFIKDEQQSYIYLILPVNFNAVA